The Epinephelus lanceolatus isolate andai-2023 chromosome 11, ASM4190304v1, whole genome shotgun sequence genome window below encodes:
- the LOC144464787 gene encoding uncharacterized protein LOC144464787: MEIAKATQCLTTAADMRETTKMLMQPNANWEEYLTPAPLSIAIMGELVFISSSDDFSINKNPPEKGYKYIQYPDSFRACLMQICNSGWHAFNEAHKNMDQIRLHTATVPDYMKAAVKLLFNAPDEVIDKLLPNQLENIRTIADECVTLSGSVEKKYTDVINLIQELLAACVNAERFHGEELEKVKMKIKENEIREKTATELKERSKKAMEAMEKEINEAQDSYKKAMDSLPSGWEMIGMDVVEGLSKAVTGLVNGVVNLVSSPIKTISDSAETLIDKFQGKESQNENVDVLSVGCKSAEILSIVGTLTQYLKEGKIAWQDLYDQKAQSTKTNWSQAQFKRISGALKKMKGSKLQNDALNLCELGINICEELATYKPGENWGDKKETELIKKLKKLDEESRIFDTKSKKVLGSPALSPTSPMMSKAQSSTGDQSASQRAADNARFKIEQSREQLKVTREAYEKSVERMEQNQKELTEILVEMQSCKLKEIDFETTIKMLVKGLDAMGRVKEQWEKMVRFFQMISNIIKCSLSKTLKDFVSTADDTKKLSYNNKLFVKDMLYNQAFQASNVASLVHMISGTYTEVSNKYLMDRVSSLGKLMAMDKEKPEFLQERLKLQQSCTAAQEGILMLVLKNKKEFERKTDDRMAEIENGLKAILPAAPPQETERIKEIVQAGFGGGEEDYY, encoded by the coding sequence ATGGAAATTGCTAAGGCCACTCAGTGTCTCACCACTGCAGCAGATATGCGAGAGACCACCAAGATGCTGATGCAGCCTAATGCAAACTGGGAAGAGTACCTGACTCCTGCCCCCCTCTCCATCGCCATCATGGGGGAGCTCGTCTTCATCTCCTCATCTGATGACTTCTCCATCAACAAGAACCCCCCAGAGAAGGGCTACAAGTACATACAATACCCAGACTCGTTCAGGGCCTGCCTCATGCAAATCTGTAACTCAGGCTGGCATGCATTCAATGAGGCCCACAAGAATATGGATCAGATCCGCCTTCACACAGCCACAGTTCCTGATTACATGAAGGCAGCAGTCAAGCTCCTTTTCAATGCACCTGATGAAGTTATTGACAAGCTCCTGCCAAATCAGCTGGAAAACATTCGCACCATTGCAGATGAATGTGTGACACTGTCAGGCAGTGTTGAAAAGAAGTACACAGATGTCATCAACTTAATCCAGGAACTGTTGGCGGCCTGTGTCAATGCTGAACGCTTTCATGGAGAAGAGCTGGAGAAGGTGAAGATGAAGATTAAGGAAAATGAAATACGGGAGAAGACCGCCACTGAGCTTAAAGAACGGTCCAAGAAAGCAATGGAGGCCAtggaaaaggaaataaatgaagCACAAGATAGCTACAAGAAAGCAATGGACTCTCTTCCCTCCGGATGGGAAATGATTGGAATGGATGTGGTTGAAGGACTTTCAAAGGCAGTGACAGGATTGGTTAATGGAGTCGTTAACCTGGTAAGTTctccaataaaaacaatcagCGATTCAGCAGAAACACTCATAGACAAATTCCAAGGAAAGGAATCGCAAAATGAAAACGTAGATGTGCTCTCAGTCGGCTGTAAGTCTGCAGAGATTCTTTCCATTGTAGGAACTCTTACACAGTATTTGAAGGAAGGGAAAATAGCCTGGCAGGACCTGTATGATCAGAAAGCACAATCCACAAAGACAAACTGGTCTCAAGCTCAATTCAAAAGAATCTCTGGGGCCTTAAAGAAGATGAAAGGGAGCAAACTTCAGAATGATGCTCTGAACCTTTGTGAGCTGGGTATTAACATCTGTGAAGAACTGGCCACATATAAACCTGGTGAAAATTGGGGTGACAAGAAAGAAACAGAGCTCATCAAGAAACTGAAGAAACTGGATGAAGAATCCCGCATCTTTGacaccaaaagcaaaaaagtacTGGGCTCTCCAGCTCTTTCTCCTACATCACCAATGATGAGCAAAGCACAGAGCAGCACAGGAGATCAGTCTGCcagtcagagagcagcagatAACGCTCGTTTCAAAATTGAGCAGAGCCGAGAACAACTCAAGGTAACACGGGAGGCCTATGAGAAGTCTGTGGAGAGAATGGAGCAGAATCAGAAGGAGCTGACTGAGATCTTGGTTGAAATGCAGAGCTGTAAGCTCAAGGAGATTGACTTTGAAACCACCATCAAGATGCTGGTCAAGGGTCTCGATGCCATGGGCAGAGTCAAAGAGCAGTGGGAGAAGATGGTGCGCTTCTTCCAGATGATCTCTAACATCATCAAATGCAGCCTCAGCAAGACACTGAAAGATTTCGTCTCAACAGCTGATGATACAAAGAAACTCAGTTACAACAATAAACTATTTGTCAAAGACATGCTGTACAACCAGGCCTTCCAAGCCTCCAATGTTGCCAGTCTGGTCCACATGATCTCAGGGACCTACACTGAAGTGTCCAACAAGTACCTGATGGACAGAGTGAGCAGCCTGGGCAAGCTCATGGCCATGGATAAGGAGAAGCCAGAATTCCTTCAAGAGCGTTTGAAGCTGCAACAGTCCtgcacagcagctcaggaggGCATCCTTATGCTGGTCCTCAAGAACAAGAAGGAGTTTGAGAGGAAGACAGATGACAGGATGGCAGAAATAGAGAATGGTCTGAAAGCAATTCTGCCAGCTGCCCCACCCCAGGAGACTGAGAGGATCAAAGAAATAGTTCAAGCTGGGTTtggtggaggagaagaggatTACTACTAG